In one window of Thermus aquaticus DNA:
- a CDS encoding TRAP transporter permease yields the protein MEKDASLLLEESELGGRRPKGWARHVLFALAVAWSLFQLWATEVGTLDPIRLRAIHLGFALALAFLAYPGRRGPRDRVPLGDWVLALLGVAGALYVVVDYYGITQIRGGIPSERDVFFGTLTLLVLFLAAWRVVGPALPIIASVFVLYALTGPKGLLPFTLPPWLQLHAGSQWSHLMGQLYTTAEGIFGVPLGVSATFVFLFVLFGALLEKAGAGRFFIQAAYALLGHFRGGPAKAAVVASALTGVVSGSSVSNVVTTGTFTIPLMKRVGYPPEKAGAVEVASSSNGQLMPPVMGAAAFIMAEFLGIPYANLILIALVPALLAYATLFITVHLEALRLSLKGVPRSELPPLAPILRSGFHYLLPLVYLIYALVALRLTPERAALNTIFLMALLIVLQEVWRAWRGGAGLGPGFLRGFRLLLEGLEAGARGMVGIALATASAGVIVGIVTMTGLGFGLTDIVERLSGGNLILVLVLAQLTSLLLGMGLPTTANYIVMASLVVPVVLGLSEKAGYPVPPVAAHMFVFYFGIMADSTPPVALAAYAASAIARSDFWRTAVQGFVYELRTALLAYMFFFNPKLLLLGVGSWGEGAWIFLTALLGMTAFSASLVGFLHKPTTLLERAFLMAAALALVVPGLVTDLLGFGLFGLVYLWQRVRK from the coding sequence ATGGAGAAGGACGCTTCGCTGTTGCTGGAGGAAAGCGAGCTGGGGGGAAGGAGGCCCAAGGGGTGGGCTCGGCACGTCCTTTTCGCTTTGGCGGTGGCCTGGAGCCTTTTCCAGCTCTGGGCCACGGAGGTGGGCACCCTGGACCCCATCCGCCTCAGGGCCATCCACCTGGGCTTCGCCCTGGCCCTGGCCTTTCTGGCCTACCCAGGAAGGCGGGGCCCCAGGGACCGGGTTCCCCTAGGGGATTGGGTTCTCGCCCTTCTGGGGGTGGCGGGGGCCCTTTACGTGGTGGTGGACTATTACGGCATCACCCAGATCCGGGGCGGGATTCCCAGCGAGCGGGATGTCTTCTTCGGCACCCTGACCCTTTTGGTCCTCTTCCTGGCGGCCTGGCGGGTGGTGGGGCCCGCCCTGCCCATTATCGCCTCGGTCTTCGTCCTCTACGCCCTCACCGGGCCCAAGGGGCTTCTCCCCTTCACCCTTCCCCCCTGGCTCCAGCTCCATGCGGGGAGCCAGTGGAGCCACCTGATGGGCCAGCTCTACACCACGGCGGAGGGCATCTTCGGGGTGCCTTTGGGGGTTTCCGCCACCTTCGTCTTCCTCTTCGTCCTCTTTGGCGCCCTTCTGGAGAAGGCGGGGGCGGGGCGCTTCTTCATCCAGGCGGCCTACGCTCTCCTGGGCCACTTCCGCGGGGGGCCCGCTAAGGCGGCGGTGGTGGCCAGCGCCCTGACCGGGGTGGTCTCGGGGAGTTCGGTTTCCAACGTGGTCACCACGGGCACCTTCACCATTCCCCTGATGAAGCGGGTGGGCTACCCGCCGGAGAAGGCGGGGGCGGTGGAGGTGGCCAGCTCCTCCAACGGCCAGCTCATGCCCCCGGTCATGGGGGCGGCGGCCTTCATCATGGCGGAGTTTCTGGGCATCCCCTACGCCAACCTGATCCTGATCGCCCTAGTGCCCGCCCTTCTGGCCTACGCCACCCTCTTCATCACCGTGCACCTCGAGGCCCTGCGCCTGAGCCTCAAGGGGGTGCCCCGCTCCGAGCTCCCGCCCCTCGCCCCCATTCTCCGCTCCGGCTTCCACTACCTCTTGCCCCTCGTCTACCTCATCTACGCCCTGGTGGCCCTGCGGCTCACCCCCGAGCGGGCGGCCTTGAACACCATCTTCCTTATGGCCCTCCTCATCGTTTTGCAGGAGGTCTGGCGGGCCTGGCGGGGTGGGGCGGGGCTGGGGCCTGGGTTCCTTAGGGGATTCCGGCTTCTCCTGGAGGGCCTCGAGGCCGGCGCCAGGGGCATGGTGGGCATCGCCTTGGCCACGGCCAGCGCCGGCGTCATCGTGGGCATCGTCACCATGACCGGCCTCGGCTTCGGGCTCACGGACATCGTGGAGAGGCTCTCCGGAGGGAACCTGATCCTGGTCTTGGTCCTGGCCCAGCTCACGAGCCTCCTCCTGGGCATGGGGCTTCCCACCACGGCCAACTACATCGTCATGGCCTCCCTGGTGGTCCCCGTGGTCCTTGGGCTTTCCGAGAAGGCGGGCTACCCTGTGCCCCCGGTGGCCGCCCACATGTTCGTCTTCTACTTCGGCATCATGGCCGACTCCACCCCTCCCGTGGCCCTGGCCGCCTACGCCGCCAGCGCTATCGCCCGCTCGGACTTCTGGAGGACAGCGGTCCAGGGCTTCGTCTATGAGCTCAGAACCGCCCTTCTCGCCTACATGTTCTTCTTCAACCCCAAGCTCCTCCTCCTGGGGGTGGGTTCTTGGGGCGAGGGAGCCTGGATCTTCCTCACCGCCCTTTTGGGCATGACCGCCTTCAGCGCCAGCCTGGTGGGCTTTTTGCACAAGCCCACCACGCTTCTGGAGAGGGCCTTTCTCATGGCGGCGGCCCTCGCCCTGGTGGTGCCGGGCCTGGTCACGGACCTCCTGGGCTTCGGCCTTTTTGGCCTTGTCTATCTCTGGCAGCGGGTGCGAAAATAG
- a CDS encoding amino acid ABC transporter ATP-binding protein yields the protein MEPIIKIHNLHKWFGPLHVLKGINLEVAPGEKLVIIGPSGSGKSTLIRTVNRLEDFQEGEVVVDGHNVKDEKALRAVRREVGMVFQQFNLFPHMTVLENITLAPMRVRGWSREKAERKALELLERVGILDQAGKYPGQLSGGQQQRVAIARALAMEPKVMLFDEPTSALDPEMVGEVLDVMRDLARGGMTMLVVTHEMGFAREVADRVIFMDGGQIVEEGRPEEIFSRPKEERTKNFLQRVLHH from the coding sequence GTGGAACCCATCATCAAGATCCACAACCTGCACAAGTGGTTTGGCCCCCTGCACGTCCTGAAGGGCATCAACCTGGAGGTAGCCCCCGGGGAGAAGCTGGTCATTATCGGCCCCTCGGGCTCGGGGAAGAGCACCCTGATCCGCACGGTCAACCGCCTGGAGGACTTCCAGGAGGGGGAGGTGGTGGTGGACGGGCATAACGTCAAAGACGAGAAGGCCCTCCGGGCGGTGCGGCGGGAGGTGGGGATGGTCTTCCAGCAGTTCAACCTCTTCCCCCACATGACGGTCCTGGAGAACATCACCCTGGCCCCCATGCGGGTACGGGGCTGGTCCCGGGAGAAGGCGGAGAGGAAGGCCTTGGAGCTTCTTGAGCGGGTGGGGATTCTGGACCAGGCGGGGAAGTACCCGGGGCAGCTTTCCGGGGGCCAGCAGCAGCGGGTGGCCATCGCCAGGGCTTTGGCCATGGAGCCCAAGGTGATGCTCTTTGACGAGCCCACGAGCGCCCTAGACCCGGAGATGGTGGGGGAGGTGTTGGACGTGATGCGGGACCTGGCCCGGGGCGGGATGACCATGCTGGTGGTGACCCACGAGATGGGGTTTGCCCGGGAGGTGGCGGACCGGGTGATCTTCATGGACGGGGGGCAGATCGTGGAGGAGGGGAGGCCGGAGGAGATCTTCAGCCGCCCCAAGGAGGAGAGGACCAAAAACTTCTTGCAAAGGGTCCTGCACCACTAG
- a CDS encoding patatin-like phospholipase family protein — translation MRGVALALGGGGVRGYAHLGVLEVLEKAKVPIRGLSGSSAGALAAAGFAFGHKDPYKVHEAIFDPDLARLAQGGGLRVLARLFGGLRRPHLAEAGRLEEGLKALFGDALLEESPIPLAIQAADLLTGEAVVLRRGPVYKAVLASMAIPGLFPPVAWEGRLLVDGDVAEKVPVRAARALFPKVVAVDVSNPPPKEPPRTALEAALLAGEASRRRLKELALKEADLVIALDPPFPIDTFDHGKISLVYQLGQKRAWERLQEVQALAQVRLKDLLPVFLKAGPPPAKGG, via the coding sequence ATGCGGGGCGTGGCCTTGGCGCTTGGCGGTGGAGGTGTCAGGGGCTACGCCCACCTCGGGGTCCTCGAGGTCCTGGAAAAGGCCAAGGTGCCCATCCGGGGCCTCTCGGGAAGCTCCGCGGGGGCCCTGGCCGCCGCCGGCTTCGCCTTCGGCCACAAGGACCCCTACAAGGTGCACGAGGCCATCTTTGACCCCGATCTGGCCCGCCTGGCCCAGGGAGGCGGCCTGAGGGTCCTCGCCCGCCTCTTCGGGGGCCTCCGCCGCCCCCACCTGGCCGAGGCCGGGCGGCTGGAGGAGGGCCTGAAGGCCCTCTTCGGCGATGCCCTCCTGGAGGAAAGCCCCATCCCCCTGGCCATCCAGGCCGCAGACCTCCTGACGGGCGAGGCCGTGGTCCTGAGGCGGGGCCCGGTCTACAAGGCCGTCCTCGCCAGCATGGCCATCCCCGGCCTCTTTCCCCCCGTGGCGTGGGAAGGGCGGCTTCTGGTGGACGGAGACGTGGCGGAGAAGGTGCCCGTGCGGGCAGCCAGGGCCCTCTTCCCCAAGGTGGTGGCCGTGGACGTGTCCAACCCGCCGCCCAAGGAGCCGCCCAGGACGGCCCTCGAGGCCGCCCTCCTGGCGGGGGAGGCCAGCCGCCGCCGCCTCAAAGAGCTGGCCCTCAAGGAGGCCGACCTGGTCATCGCCCTGGACCCCCCCTTCCCCATAGACACCTTTGACCACGGCAAGATCTCCCTGGTCTACCAGCTGGGCCAGAAACGGGCCTGGGAAAGGCTTCAAGAGGTCCAGGCCCTGGCCCAGGTCCGCCTCAAGGACCTCCTCCCGGTCTTCTTAAAAGCCGGCCCTCCCCCTGCCAAAGGAGGATGA
- the trpC gene encoding indole-3-glycerol phosphate synthase TrpC: MRPDLSRVPGVLGEIARRRALEVASSPLPEPPAVPSFAQALALPGLSLIAEVKRQSPSEGRIREVDPVEAALAYERGGARALSVLTEPHHFGGSLEDLKRVRQAVGLPLLRKDFVVDPFMLEEARAFGASAVLLIVALLSELTGAYLERARALGLEALVEVHTEEELELALESGAEILGINNRDLVSLRVDLATAPRLGRLARERGFGGLLVAESGYARREDLEGLHGLFDAVLVGTSLMRKPDLAEAVRELVG, translated from the coding sequence ATGCGGCCCGACCTTTCCCGTGTGCCCGGGGTCCTGGGGGAGATCGCCAGGAGGCGGGCCCTGGAGGTGGCCTCCTCCCCTCTCCCCGAGCCGCCCGCCGTGCCTTCTTTCGCCCAGGCCCTGGCCCTCCCCGGCCTTTCCCTCATCGCCGAGGTCAAGCGGCAGAGCCCCTCCGAGGGCCGTATTAGGGAGGTGGACCCGGTGGAGGCCGCCTTGGCCTACGAGCGGGGCGGGGCCAGGGCCTTAAGCGTCCTCACCGAGCCCCACCATTTTGGGGGAAGCCTGGAGGACCTAAAGAGGGTGCGTCAGGCGGTGGGCCTTCCCCTCCTGCGCAAGGACTTCGTGGTGGACCCCTTCATGCTGGAGGAGGCCAGGGCCTTTGGGGCCAGCGCCGTCCTCCTCATCGTGGCCCTTCTCTCGGAGCTGACCGGGGCCTACCTAGAAAGGGCCAGGGCCCTGGGCCTCGAGGCCCTGGTGGAGGTCCACACGGAAGAGGAGCTGGAGCTGGCCCTGGAGAGCGGGGCCGAGATCCTTGGCATCAACAACCGGGACCTGGTGAGCCTGAGGGTGGACCTCGCCACCGCCCCCAGGCTGGGCCGGCTCGCCCGGGAGCGGGGCTTTGGGGGCCTTCTGGTGGCGGAGTCGGGCTACGCCAGGAGGGAGGACCTGGAGGGCTTGCACGGGCTTTTTGACGCTGTCTTGGTGGGCACAAGCCTCATGAGGAAGCCCGACTTGGCGGAGGCCGTGCGGGAGCTTGTAGGATAG
- the hisA gene encoding 1-(5-phosphoribosyl)-5-[(5-phosphoribosylamino)methylideneamino]imidazole-4-carboxamide isomerase, whose protein sequence is MLLIPAVDLKGGQAVRLLEGDPSRETPYGDPVLAALRFQEEGARYLHLVDLDRALGTGHNREAVEAIRKALRIPFELAGGIRSLEALREALALGADRAVVGTVAVKEPDLLEAMLAEAGPERLAVALDARGLSVVVSGWQERASVSALDLLSRWAAMGVRTLIYTDVRRDGTLMGLDLEVVARVREAWPHTLIAGGGIAGLQDLLGLKALGVEGAILGKALYEGRIRLSEALEVV, encoded by the coding sequence ATGCTCCTGATCCCCGCCGTGGACCTAAAAGGCGGCCAGGCGGTGCGCCTCCTGGAGGGGGACCCTTCCCGGGAGACCCCCTACGGGGACCCGGTGCTGGCCGCCTTGCGCTTCCAGGAGGAGGGGGCGCGCTACCTGCACCTGGTGGACCTGGACCGGGCTTTGGGCACCGGCCACAACCGGGAGGCTGTGGAAGCGATCCGCAAGGCCCTCAGGATCCCCTTTGAGCTGGCCGGGGGGATCCGGAGCCTGGAGGCCTTGCGCGAGGCCCTGGCCCTGGGGGCGGACCGGGCGGTGGTGGGCACGGTGGCCGTGAAGGAGCCGGACCTCCTTGAGGCCATGCTGGCCGAGGCTGGCCCTGAGCGCCTGGCCGTGGCCCTGGACGCCAGGGGGCTATCGGTGGTGGTCTCGGGCTGGCAGGAAAGGGCCTCCGTCTCCGCCTTGGACCTTCTTTCCCGGTGGGCGGCCATGGGGGTGCGCACCCTCATCTACACCGATGTGCGCCGGGATGGGACCCTCATGGGCCTGGACCTGGAGGTCGTGGCCCGGGTCCGGGAGGCCTGGCCCCACACCCTGATCGCCGGGGGTGGGATCGCCGGGCTTCAGGACCTTCTAGGCCTGAAGGCCTTGGGCGTGGAGGGGGCCATCCTGGGCAAAGCCCTTTACGAGGGGCGAATCCGGCTTTCCGAGGCCCTGGAGGTGGTATGA
- a CDS encoding DUF1049 domain-containing protein has protein sequence MKLLGWVFLLVSLGVVGAGAYLYYAYPFLEVPSPLGPLPLYALLPGAYSLGLLMGGLWALALWLGGVRERRRLVREIRRLQGEVNALKRERIEEIPRIPDRDEA, from the coding sequence ATGAAGCTTTTGGGCTGGGTGTTCCTTCTCGTGAGCCTGGGCGTGGTGGGGGCGGGGGCGTACCTCTACTACGCCTACCCCTTCTTGGAGGTGCCCTCCCCCTTGGGGCCCCTTCCCCTTTACGCCCTCCTGCCCGGGGCCTACTCTTTGGGGCTCCTGATGGGGGGGCTTTGGGCCTTGGCCCTCTGGCTTGGGGGCGTGAGGGAAAGGAGGCGGCTTGTACGGGAGATCAGGCGGCTTCAGGGGGAGGTGAACGCCCTGAAGCGGGAGAGGATAGAGGAGATCCCCAGGATCCCCGACCGGGACGAGGCATGA
- a CDS encoding single-stranded-DNA-specific exonuclease RecJ, whose translation MSRLRWRLLSLPPLPEWREVMEAFGVGPEAALALWYRGVRRKEDLDPPLRLLPLKGLEEAVDLLLKAIREGKRIRVHGDYDADGLTGTAILVRGLTALGARVHPFIPHRLEEGYGVLMERVPEHLEAAEVFLTVDCGIANHAELKELVENGVEVLVTDHHTPKEAPPPGVVLHPAYTPGLGEHPTGAGVAFLLLFALHERLGLPPPLEYADLAALGTIADVAPLWGWNRALAKEGLARMATSAWVGLRLLAQAVGYTGQADEVAFRIAPRINAASRLGEAEKALKLLLTDSEEEARELVEELNRLNARRQTIEEAMLRRLLPQVDPEERAIVLRDEEGHPGVMGIVASRILEATLRPVFLVAQGKGTVRSLAPISAVEALKSVEDLLKRFGGHKEAAGFAMDEARFPELKRRLLEYAARFPEPELEVPLLAPLPAPGFLAQVYRELELLKPYGAGNPEPLFLLQGSPEEARTMGEGRHLAFRLQGVRVVAWRMGGLAVPREVEVAGLLTENAWSGSVSYEVQAVHLREPGELEGGLTAFAFPLRLEEALARARMGEGVYIPGDNPEGLEYARKKGFRLLPPEEAPIWLGLPPNPVAVERVEVALGREARARLASPPILATPAERLKSLTARRLLLAYERGHAPLFSEALLAYWEVNSVQAAAGSP comes from the coding sequence ATGAGCCGCCTCCGCTGGCGCCTCCTTTCCCTGCCTCCTCTTCCGGAGTGGCGGGAGGTCATGGAGGCCTTCGGGGTGGGGCCTGAGGCGGCCCTGGCCCTCTGGTACCGGGGGGTGCGGCGCAAGGAGGACCTGGACCCGCCCCTTCGCCTTCTTCCCCTAAAGGGCCTGGAAGAGGCCGTGGACCTCCTCCTGAAGGCCATACGGGAGGGAAAGAGGATCCGCGTCCACGGGGACTACGATGCCGATGGCCTCACGGGCACGGCCATCCTGGTGCGGGGCCTCACCGCTTTGGGGGCCAGGGTCCACCCCTTCATCCCCCACCGCCTCGAGGAGGGCTACGGGGTCCTCATGGAAAGGGTGCCCGAGCACCTCGAGGCCGCCGAGGTCTTCCTCACCGTGGACTGCGGCATCGCCAACCACGCCGAGCTTAAGGAGCTCGTGGAAAACGGGGTGGAAGTCCTGGTCACCGACCACCACACGCCCAAGGAAGCCCCGCCCCCCGGGGTGGTCCTCCACCCCGCCTACACCCCGGGCCTGGGCGAGCACCCCACGGGGGCCGGGGTGGCCTTCCTCCTCCTCTTTGCCCTTCACGAGAGGCTTGGCCTGCCCCCTCCCCTGGAGTACGCCGACCTGGCCGCTCTTGGCACCATCGCCGACGTGGCCCCCTTGTGGGGCTGGAACCGGGCCCTGGCCAAGGAGGGCCTGGCCCGTATGGCCACCTCGGCCTGGGTGGGCCTCAGGCTTCTGGCCCAGGCCGTGGGCTACACGGGCCAGGCCGACGAGGTGGCCTTCCGCATCGCCCCACGCATCAACGCGGCGAGCCGCCTGGGGGAGGCGGAAAAGGCCCTCAAGCTCCTCCTCACCGATAGCGAGGAGGAGGCGCGGGAGCTGGTGGAGGAGCTTAACCGGCTGAACGCCCGCCGCCAGACCATAGAGGAGGCCATGCTCCGCCGCCTCCTGCCCCAGGTGGACCCGGAGGAGAGGGCCATCGTCCTTCGGGACGAGGAGGGGCACCCCGGGGTCATGGGCATCGTGGCGAGCCGCATTCTGGAGGCCACCCTTAGGCCCGTCTTCCTGGTGGCCCAGGGGAAGGGCACGGTGCGGAGCCTTGCGCCCATAAGCGCCGTGGAGGCCCTTAAGAGCGTGGAGGACCTCCTAAAGCGCTTTGGGGGGCATAAGGAGGCGGCGGGATTCGCCATGGACGAGGCCCGCTTTCCCGAGCTGAAAAGAAGGCTTCTGGAATACGCCGCTCGCTTCCCCGAGCCCGAGCTCGAGGTCCCCCTCCTGGCCCCCCTCCCCGCCCCGGGCTTTCTGGCCCAGGTCTACCGGGAGCTGGAGCTCCTGAAGCCCTACGGGGCGGGCAACCCCGAGCCCCTTTTCCTCCTCCAGGGAAGCCCGGAGGAGGCCCGCACCATGGGGGAGGGGCGGCATCTGGCCTTCCGCCTGCAGGGGGTGCGGGTGGTGGCCTGGCGCATGGGGGGGCTTGCGGTGCCCAGGGAGGTGGAGGTGGCGGGCCTCCTCACGGAAAACGCCTGGAGCGGGAGCGTGAGCTACGAGGTCCAGGCGGTCCACCTGCGGGAGCCGGGGGAGCTAGAGGGGGGCCTCACGGCCTTCGCCTTCCCCCTGAGGCTGGAAGAGGCCCTGGCCCGGGCCAGGATGGGGGAGGGGGTCTACATCCCCGGGGACAACCCGGAGGGCCTGGAATACGCCCGAAAGAAGGGCTTCCGCCTCCTCCCTCCCGAGGAGGCCCCCATCTGGCTGGGCCTTCCCCCAAACCCGGTGGCCGTGGAGCGGGTGGAGGTGGCCCTGGGCCGGGAGGCCCGGGCCCGGCTGGCCTCGCCCCCCATCCTGGCCACGCCGGCAGAAAGGCTCAAATCCCTGACCGCCCGCCGCCTCCTTCTGGCCTACGAGAGGGGGCACGCTCCCCTTTTCAGCGAGGCCCTTCTGGCCTATTGGGAGGTGAACAGTGTACAAGCAGCCGCGGGAAGCCCATGA